In Aquila chrysaetos chrysaetos chromosome 10, bAquChr1.4, whole genome shotgun sequence, the following proteins share a genomic window:
- the RNFT1 gene encoding E3 ubiquitin-protein ligase RNFT1 isoform X1 codes for MQPNCSHLHNIQGSGDDSSSSQSAHAVRLSGESSCHLSGDVRIQLNSAVGEARENASSRHSRPGSQSRSHGHAHSEAGGLDDSTLDSEEHSGSSLSELRYLLQWLHKSLPYILILCVKLIMQHIIGISLGIGLLTTYMYANKSIVNQVFLRERCSKLQCAWLLVYLTGSSLLLYYTFHSQSLYYSLIFLNPTVDFMNFWEVLWIVGVTDFILKFLFMGFKCFILLVPSFMMSFKSKGYWYMLLEELCQYYRMFVPIPVWFRYLIGYGELDSVLGWTLGILLGLLYLILKLLSFFGQLRNFRQVLRIFCTRPHYGVTASKRQCSESDDICSICQAEFQKPILLICQHTFCEECISLWFNREKTCPLCRTVISDHVNKWKDGATSMHLQIF; via the exons ATGCAACCAAACTGCAGTCATCTCCACAACATCCAAGGGAGTGGTGATGACTCTTCATCTTCTCAGAGCGCCCACGCAGTGAGGTTGTCAGGAGAGAGCTCATGCCATCTTAGCGGAGATGTTCGCATACAGCTAAACTCTGCTGTGGGAGAAGCCAGAGAAAATGCAAGTTCCCGGCATTCAAGGCCGGGTTCCCAAAGTCGCTCACACGGACATGCCCACAGTGAAGCAGGGGGGCTCGACGACTCCACTCTAGACTCAGAGGAACATAGCGGCAGCTCCCTCTCAGAGCTCAGATACCTCCTCCAGTGGCTGCACAAAAGTCTGCCGTATATCTTGATTCTGTGTGTCAAATTGATCATGCAGCATATAATTG GCATTTCTCTTGGAATTGGGCTGCTAACAACTTATATGTATGCAAACAAAAGCATAGTAAATCAGGTTTTTCTAAGA GAACGGTGCTCCAAGTTGCAATGTGCTTGGTTACTAGTATACCTAACTGGATCATCTCTCCTCTTGTATTACACCTTTCATTCTCAGTCACTGTATTACAG CTTAATCTTCTTAAACCCTACTGTGGATTTTATGAACTTCTGGGAGGTACTTTGGATTGTGGGAGTCACAGACTTTATTCTGAAATTCCTCTTCATGGGCTTCAAGTGCTTTATTCTCTTGGTGCCTTCTTTTATGATGTCCTTTAAATCCAAG GGCTACTGGTACATGCTGTTAGAAGAACTCTGCCAGTATTACCGTATGTTTGTCCCCATACCAGTTTGGTTCCGTTATCTTATTGGCTATGGGGAGCTGGACAGTGTACTAGGATGGACCCTTGGGATATTGCTGGGCCTTCTCTACCTCATCCTAAAA cTTTTGAGCTTTTTTGGACAATTGAGAAACTTCAGGCAGGTCTTACGGATATTTTGTACACGACCA CACTATGGGGTGACAGCCAGCAAGAGACAGTGTTCTGAATCGGATGATATTTGTTCAATCTGCCAAGCTGAATTTCAGAAGCCTATTCTGCTTATCTGTCAG CACACATTTTGTGAAGAATGCATCTCTTTATGGTTTAATAGAGAAAAAACGTGTCCACTCTGCAGAACTGTTATTTCAGACCATGTTAACAAGTGGAAGGATGGAGCTACATCTATGCATCTACAGATTTTCTAA
- the RNFT1 gene encoding E3 ubiquitin-protein ligase RNFT1 isoform X2 — MQPNCSHLHNIQGSGDDSSSSQSAHAVRLSGESSCHLSGDVRIQLNSAVGEARENASSRHSRPGSQSRSHGHAHSEAGGLDDSTLDSEEHSGSSLSELRYLLQWLHKSISLGIGLLTTYMYANKSIVNQVFLRERCSKLQCAWLLVYLTGSSLLLYYTFHSQSLYYSLIFLNPTVDFMNFWEVLWIVGVTDFILKFLFMGFKCFILLVPSFMMSFKSKGYWYMLLEELCQYYRMFVPIPVWFRYLIGYGELDSVLGWTLGILLGLLYLILKLLSFFGQLRNFRQVLRIFCTRPHYGVTASKRQCSESDDICSICQAEFQKPILLICQHTFCEECISLWFNREKTCPLCRTVISDHVNKWKDGATSMHLQIF; from the exons ATGCAACCAAACTGCAGTCATCTCCACAACATCCAAGGGAGTGGTGATGACTCTTCATCTTCTCAGAGCGCCCACGCAGTGAGGTTGTCAGGAGAGAGCTCATGCCATCTTAGCGGAGATGTTCGCATACAGCTAAACTCTGCTGTGGGAGAAGCCAGAGAAAATGCAAGTTCCCGGCATTCAAGGCCGGGTTCCCAAAGTCGCTCACACGGACATGCCCACAGTGAAGCAGGGGGGCTCGACGACTCCACTCTAGACTCAGAGGAACATAGCGGCAGCTCCCTCTCAGAGCTCAGATACCTCCTCCAGTGGCTGCACAAAA GCATTTCTCTTGGAATTGGGCTGCTAACAACTTATATGTATGCAAACAAAAGCATAGTAAATCAGGTTTTTCTAAGA GAACGGTGCTCCAAGTTGCAATGTGCTTGGTTACTAGTATACCTAACTGGATCATCTCTCCTCTTGTATTACACCTTTCATTCTCAGTCACTGTATTACAG CTTAATCTTCTTAAACCCTACTGTGGATTTTATGAACTTCTGGGAGGTACTTTGGATTGTGGGAGTCACAGACTTTATTCTGAAATTCCTCTTCATGGGCTTCAAGTGCTTTATTCTCTTGGTGCCTTCTTTTATGATGTCCTTTAAATCCAAG GGCTACTGGTACATGCTGTTAGAAGAACTCTGCCAGTATTACCGTATGTTTGTCCCCATACCAGTTTGGTTCCGTTATCTTATTGGCTATGGGGAGCTGGACAGTGTACTAGGATGGACCCTTGGGATATTGCTGGGCCTTCTCTACCTCATCCTAAAA cTTTTGAGCTTTTTTGGACAATTGAGAAACTTCAGGCAGGTCTTACGGATATTTTGTACACGACCA CACTATGGGGTGACAGCCAGCAAGAGACAGTGTTCTGAATCGGATGATATTTGTTCAATCTGCCAAGCTGAATTTCAGAAGCCTATTCTGCTTATCTGTCAG CACACATTTTGTGAAGAATGCATCTCTTTATGGTTTAATAGAGAAAAAACGTGTCCACTCTGCAGAACTGTTATTTCAGACCATGTTAACAAGTGGAAGGATGGAGCTACATCTATGCATCTACAGATTTTCTAA